The following proteins come from a genomic window of Malus sylvestris chromosome 4, drMalSylv7.2, whole genome shotgun sequence:
- the LOC126617925 gene encoding 36.4 kDa proline-rich protein-like produces MSSKVIAMFFIFLICMVIALPPIQACTPCTQPHPSKPHPPHHPSPPPQPPYHHPKNPPHPNPPTTKHPPQHKPHPPSKNPPVVISPPVITPPVTHPPVTIPPPSSHYPPYTGSPPGGGGGGGGGGGGGGGGGGGGGGGGGGGGCGGCPGGGGSSPGGGGSVPGFNPPPATSPATCPIDALKLGLCVDVLGGLVHIGLGNPVENACCPVLGGLLELEAAICLCTTIRLKLLNLNIFIPLALQALITCGKTPPPGFVCPPL; encoded by the coding sequence ATGAGTTCCAAGGTCATTGCaatgttcttcattttcttgatttgCATGGTAATTGCATTGCCTCCAATTCAAGCTTGTACACCTTGTACTCAACCACATCCATCAAAACCACACCCTCCACATCATCCATCACCTCCACCACAGCCACCTTACCACCATCCCAAAAACCCTCCACACCCAAACCCACCAACCACAAAACATCCACCACAACATAAACCCCACCCACCATCCAAGAACCCACCAGTAGTTATATCCCCACCCGTAATAACGCCTCCAGTTACTCACCCTCCTGTGACAATCCCACCCCCTTCCTCTCACTACCCACCTTACACTGGCAGCCCTCCTGGTGGTGGCGGcggtggaggaggtggtggtggaggaggtggcggtggtggtggtggtggtggaggcggaggtggtggtggtggttgcggTGGTTGCCCAGGGGGAGGAGGAAGTAGCCCGGGTGGGGGAGGAAGTGTTCCAGGGTTTAACCCTCCGCCGGCTACATCACCAGCTACATGTCCTATAGATGCGCTGAAGCTGGGGCTTTGTGTGGATGTCCTTGGTGGTTTGGTACATATTGGGTTGGGGAACCCGGTTGAGAATGCTTGCTGTCCAGTGCTTGGAGGGTTACTTGAGCTTGAAGCCGCCATTTGCCTTTGCACTACTATAAGGCTTAAGCTGCTTAACCTGAACATATTTATTCCTCTAGCTCTTCAAGCTTTAATTACTTGTGGGAAGACTCCTCCTCCTGGTTTTGTATGCCCTCCTCTCTAA